ACCCGGTACGACTCCTCAAGGTGTGGATAACCGGAGAAGATGAAGGTGTCGATGCCAAGATCGGCGTATTCCTTGACCCGCGCCGCGACCGTCGGGCCATCGCCCACCAGCGCGGTACCCGCGCCCCCACGCACCAGGCCGACGCCGGCCCACAGGTTCGGCGCCACTTCGAGCTTGTCGCGCTTGCCGCCGTGCAGGGCGGCCATGCGCTGCTGGCCGACCGAATCGAAGCGCGCCAGCGAAGCCTGGGCGCGGGCGATGGTGTCGTCATCCAGGTGCGAAATCAGCTTGTCGGCGGCGGCCCAGGCCTCGGCGTTAGTTTCACGCACGATCACATGCAGGCGAATACCGAAGCGCACTTCACGGCCTTGGGCAGCCGCTTTCTCACGCACCGCGGCAATCTTCTCGGCTACGGCGGCCGGTGGCTCGCCCCAGGTCAGGTACAGCTCGACCTGTTCGGCGGCAAGGTCCTGGGCAGCCTCGGAAGAGCCACCGAAGTACAGCGGCGGACGCGGCTGCTGGATCGGCGGGTAGAGCAGCTTGGCCCCTTTGACCTGGATGTGCTTGCCATCGTAATCGACCACTTCGCCTTCCAGCACCTTGCGCCAGATGCGGGTGAACTCCACGGACGCCTCATAGCGTTCCTGATGGTTCAGGTGCAGGCCATCACCGGCCAGCTCGTCCGGATCGCCACCGGTCACCAGGTTGAACAGCGCCCGGCCATTGGACAGGCGATCCAGGGTAGCGGCCTGGCGCGCGGCCACGGTCGGCGAGATGATCCCCGGGCGCAGGGCGACCAGGAACTTCAGGCGCTCGGTCACCGGGATCAGCGAGGCGGCTACCAGCCAGGAGTCCTCGCAGGAGCGTCCGGTGGGGATCAGCACGCCGCCGAAACCGAGGCGGTCGGCGGCCTGGGCAACCTGCACCAGGTAACCGTGGTCGACGGCGCGGGCGCCTTCGCTGGTACCCAGGTACTTACCGTCACCGTGGGTGGGGAGGAACCAGAAGATGTTCAGGCTCATTGGAGTTGTCTCCTCAAGGGTGGCTCAAGCCGGAGCGACGCTCCGGCACAGGCGAATCGTTCAAGGCGCGCTGGCGACCTTGGCCGGGGGTGTCCAGATCACGTCCTTGATGCTCAAGGGCTTGGGAATCAGCTTCAGGGCCTGGAAGGTGTCGGCGATCTTCTGCTGCGCGGCGATCACCTCCGGGGTCAGCGGCACGGCACCGTAGCCTTGGCGTTTCACCGAGGTCAGGGTGATATCGGCGGGCAGTCCGAGCAGCGGGGCGACTTGCTCGGTGACCTGCTGTGGATTGGCCTGGGACCACTCGCCCACGGCGCGCACTTCTTCGACCAGGGCGTTGATCACCGCCGGATGCTGGGTGGCGTAGCTGCGGGTGGCCAGGTAGAACTGGTGGTTGTCGACCAGGCCCTTGCCGTCACGCAGGGTGCGAGCCTGCAGTTGTTGTTCGGCGGCAGCCTGGTACGGGTCCCAGATCACCCAGGCATCGACACTGCCACGCTCGAAGGCGGCACGCGCGTCGGCGGGAGGCAGGTAGACCGGCTGGATATCGGTATACGTGAGGCCGGCGTCCTCTAGGGCGCGAACCAGCAGATAGTGAACGTTGGAGCCTTTGTTGAAGGCGACTTTCTTGCCCTTGAGTTCTTTCACCGACTGGATCGGCGAGCCCTTGGGCACGAGGATCGCTTCGCTGTGCGGGGCGGGCGGCTCGTAGGCGACGTAGAGCAGGTCGGCCCCCGCGGCCTGGGCGAACACCGGTGGCGTTTCGCCGGTCACGCCGAAATCGATGGAGCCGACATTGAGCCCTTCAAGCAGCTGCGGGCCGCCGGGGAACTCGGTCCACTGCACCTGGATCCCCTGCTCGGCCAGGCGTTTTTCCAGCGAGCCCTTGGCCTTGAGCAGCACCAGGGTGCCGTATTTCTGGTAACCGATGCGCAGGCTCTCGGCCTGGGCTTGGGTGATGGCGCCGAAGGACACAGCCGCCGCGAACAGGGCGACCAGACCACGACGCAAGAAGACTGTGCGCATGGCGCTCTCCTGTGCGAGTTGGGTTCGGGTAGCACCTGCTTGCCTCGTTGGCGGGCGAGTAAGGTGGGGACAGCGATGGAGCGGTCAAGCCTGGTTCAGATACTCCAGCGGGCACTGATCAGGCGTTCGTTGAGCACGCCGGGGGCGACAGGTTGGGGCCGGCGCGCCATGGCACTGTGAAATGTTTCCAGCGAATCCTGCAGGCGCTGCTCCAGGGCAGCGGCCAGTTGCGCGGGCCTGGCGCCCTCACCGTAGGCAATCTGGCTGTCGTCGGCGAAGATCCCTTGCAGGGTCTCCTGCGCCTTGAGGGCCGACAGCACGGGTTTGAGCGCGTAGTCCACGGCCAGCATGTGGGCGATGCTGCCACCGGTTGCGATCGGCAACACCACCTTGTGTTCCAGGGCCCGCTCGGGCAGCAGGTCGAGCAAGGTCTTCAAGGCCCCGGCGAAGGACGCCTTGTACACCGGGGTGGCCACCACCAGGCCGTCGGCCTGAGCTACAAGTTCGTTGAAGTGGCGCACCTGCGGGCTGTCGAAACGGGCATGCAGCAAATCCTCGGCGGGAAACTCACGCACCTGGAAGGTCACCACTTCGACACCCCGCTCCTGCAGCCAGTCGCGCGAGCGCTCTAGCAGCACGCCGGAGCGTGAACGAAGACTGGGGCTACCACCGACAGAGACAACCAGCATTGAAAGCGCTTCCTTCGATTCGATTGCGGGGCCGCGAGGGGTTGTCCCCGCTGGATGTAACGACATTAACAGCTCGTCACATATACCTATAAATCATATTTATTTATGTATTTATTCCATATAGAGATATATATGTACCACCCCTGTAGGAGCGGCTTCAGCCGCGATCACCCGCGAAGCGGGTGCCAGGTACTGCGGTGCTTGCATCGCGGCTGAAGCCGCTCCTACAGGGATCGTGGATACCGTTCGGAAGGTATAAAAAAGGGCCGTCGAAACGGCCCGAAGATCCCTGCTTGGCTAAGAGCAATGCAACGAGGAATGCTTCAACGATTGGGTTGCGGGGTCAGCCGCAGATAGGGTTTAACCGCCCGGTATCCTTTCGGGAAACGACGTTTGATTTCATCTTCGTCCTTGAGCGAAGGCACGATCACTACCTCATCGCCGTCCTGCCAGTTGCCCGGCGTGGCGACCTTGTAGTTGTCGGTCAGCTGCAGCGAGTCGATCACCCGCAGGATCTCGTTGAAGTTGCGCCCGGTACTGGCCGGATAGGTAATGGTCAGGCGCACCTTCTTGTTCGGGTCGATGACGAACAGCGAGCGTACGGTCAGGGTGTCGCTGGCATTGGGGTGGATCAGGTCGTACAGGTCGGACACCTTGCGGTCGGCATCGGCGATGATCGGAAAGTTGACCACGGTGTTCTGGGTCTCGTTGATGTCGTCGATCCACTTGTGGTGCGAGTCCACCGGGTCCACCGACAGGGCGATGGCCTTGACCCCGCGCTTGGCGAAATCATCCTTGAGCTTGGCGGTCAGGCCCAGTTCGGTGGTGCATACCGGGGTGAAGTCCGCCGGGTGGGAGAACAGCACGCCCCAGCTGTCGCCCAGCCATTCATGGAAGCGAATCTTGCCGGCGCTGGAATCCTGTTCGAAATCGGGGGCGATATCGCCGAGTTTGAGGCTCATGGAAGCGGCTCCTGTGCTGTGTCTGGCCTTGTGGGTTCAATGTGCCTGCTTCCGAATAAAAATAAAAAGAATAAATATCGATTTATTTATAACCATATTGCATACGGATTCGCAGACACAAAAAAGCCTCGCACTAGGCAAGGCTTTCTTTGTGCAGCTACGACTTACATGAAGGCGTAAGTGTAGTTGACGATGAAGCGAGTCTGGTCCTGGTCGTTCGCGGAGCCCGAACCGGTACCGCGGTAGACACCCTGGCGCAGGCTGAAGCCCAGGCCTTTGAGGGTACCTTCCTGCAGAACGTAGTCGACGCGTGCATCACGCTCCCACTCGCTGAAGGTGCCATGGCCATCGGTGCTACGACCATCCTGACCACGCAGGTAGGCTACCGACGCTTTCAGGCCCGGCACGCCCAGACGGGCGAAGTCATAGGAGTACTGACCGAAGGTGGTGTTCTCACCCGCCTTGGCGAACTGGTTGATCATGCTGTCGGTGAACAGGTAGAAGCTGGCGCCGCCAGCACCTTCGGCACGGCCGTTACCATCAACGACACCGCCTTGGTTCAGCCATACGAAGCCACCATCATCGTTGACCTGCTGATGACCGAGCATCAGCGCATGGCCACCGAGGGTATAGGTGAACATCGCGGACCAGGTCTTGTTGTCGACCTTGCCGGTTTCCTTGGCGTAACCACCGTTGTTGTTGAAGTTGTAGCCGCCACCGTGGCCGTTCTTGCCGTCGCTGCTGCTGTCGAAGTAGCGCAGGTCGGTCTTGAACGACTGATCGTCAGCGATCTTGAACACGTGGGTGGCACCCAGGAAGCTCTGCTTGTAGAAGTCTTCCAGGTTCGAGTAGTAGTACTGCAGGGTCAGGTCTGGAGTGAGCTTGTAGTCCAGGCCACCGTAGCGGAACTTGTTGCTGTCAGCGCTCGCGCCGTTGACCGACAGGCCGGTACGGTTGCTCGACGCACGACCCATCGCGTGGGTCAGTTGACCGGCGTTGATGGTCAGGTTGTCGATTTCCTTCGAGGTGATGGTGGCACCTTCGAAGGTTTGCGGCAGCAGTCGACCGTCGTTGGAGACAAGAATCGGCAGCATCGGTGCGAGGGCGCTACCGAAGTGTGCTTCAGTCTTGGAGAAGCGAGCCTTGGCGTTGGCGCCGACACGGGCCCACTGGCTTACCGAGGAGCCATCGCTGTCGTCTGGGAGGAAGCCGGTCTTGTGGTAGCCCTTGCCACCATCCAGGTGAATACCCCATACAGCTTGGGCATCGACACCGAAGCCAACCGTGCCTTCAGTGAAACCGGAAATGTAGTCCAGTTTGAAACCTTGACCGGTTTCACGCTGGTCCGGACGCTTGCCGGCCGGGCGAGTCGCGGTCGCCGGAGTGGCGTGCGCTTCACGGTTGTTGTTATCGAAGTACATGGTGCGCGAGCTCAGGGACAGCTTGCTGTCCTCGATGAAACCGGCAGCGCCTGCTTGTTGGGCGAGAACCCCCAGTGCCACGGCCAGGGCCAGGCTGGACTTGTACATGTTTTGCTCCTCTACGTTCTAATTTTTGTGCGTCTCAAGCGGCGGAGTCTGCTGCCCCACTCACCCGGATTGGCGATTTAGCACCAAAGCGTGACCGCCAAGTCAATCGCTAACGATCGATTCGCGACTTTGGTCTAACCCGCCGACCTGCGCTACAGGATAATGACAATCCTATAAATCCAAAATGACCGTTTTATGAATCTGTAAGATTTTTACGGAATAACATCGGAACCATTCCTGCAAATCGTTGTATCGACGCCGTCAATCATACCTTTAGGTTATGTGCAAACGTTTGCAGCGATGGCGACCGACGGTCGCCAGTCGGAACCGATCAAGCGTAGCTGGCTTGGGAGATTCCGCCACCAGCACTGCCGCGCCCATGGCGAGGGTCAGAGCGATTGGCTTTTAAGCTAATTCTAAAAAGTTATTTATTTCATATTTCTTAGATCATCTAGTCTTCTCGCCATCTATCCCCGAATGCCTGACGAGAGGTTCAACCATGATCCCGCATGCTCCGCTGCGCCTGTTCGCCGCCCTGACCCTCGCCAGTGCCAGCTGGCTGGCCCAGGCCGCCGACCTGACCGTCGCTTACCAGACTACCGTCGACCCGGCCAAGGTGGCCCAGGTCGATGGCACCTATGAAAAGGACAGCAAGGCCAGCATCGACTGGAGAAAGTTCGATAACGGCGCCGACGTGATCACCGCAGTCGCCTCGGGCGACGTGCAGATCGGCTACCTCGGCTCCAGCCCCCTGGCCGCCGCCGCCACCCGTAAGTTGCCTGTGGAAACCTTCCTGATCGCCACCCAGATCGGCGCCGGCGAAGCCCTGGTCGCCCGCGACAGCATCAAGACGCCGCAGGATCTGGTGGGCAAGAAAGTCGCCGTGCCATTCGTTTCCACCGGCCATTACAGCCTGCTGGCCGCGCTGAAGAGCTGGAACATCGACCCGTCGAAAGTGCAGATCCTCAACCTCGCGCCACCGGCGATCATCGCCGCCTGGAAACGCGGCGACATCGACGCCACCTACGTGTGGGACCCGGCCCTGGGCGTAGCCAAGGAGAACGGCAAGGTGCTGATCACCTCCGGCGAGCTGGCCGAGAAAGGCGCGCCGACCTTCGATGCCTGGATCGTGCGCAAGGACTTCGCCGGCAAGCACCCGGAGATCGTCAAGTCGTTCGCCAAGGTCACCCTCGACGCCTACGCCGACTATCGCAAGGATCCGAAAGCCTGGCTGGCCGACAAGGACAACGTCGCCAAGCTGGTCAAGCTGTCCGGCGCCAAGCCCGCCGACATTCCGGTGCTGCTGCAGGGCAACGTCTACCCGCTGGCCGCCGACCAGGCCAGCGCCCTGGGCGCGCCGACCACCCAGGCACTGACCGACACCGCCACCTTCCTCAAGCAACAGGGCAAGGTCGACGCCGTGCTGCCCGACTATTCGCCCTACGTCAGCGCCCAGTACCTGCCCAACTGATCCGGAGCCCGTCATGGCCTTGCTCGAACTGGAGCGCATCAGCGCACAGTACCCCGGCGCCACCACCCCGGTGCTGGCCGACATCAACCTGAGCCTGGGCCCGCGCCAGCTGCTGGTGGCCCTCGGGCCGTCCGGCAGCGGCAAGACCTCGCTGCTCAACCTGATTGCCGGCTTCGTCGCCCCCAGCGGCGGGCGCATCACCCTCGATGGCGCACCGGTGCAAGGCCCGGGCGCCGAGCGCGGCGTGGTGTTCCAGGACGACGCCTTGCTGCCCTGGCAGGACGTGCTCGGCAACGTCGCGTTCGGCCTCGAGCTGGCCGGTGTGCCGCGGGCCCAGCGTGAAACCAAGGCTCGCGAGATGCTGGCGCTGGTCGACCTGGCCGGCTTCGGCGACCGGCGTATCTGGCAATTGTCCGGCGGGCAAAAGCAGCGCGTGGGCCTTGCCCGGGCGCTGGCCGCCGACCCGCGGGTGCTGTTGATGGACGAACCGTTCGGCGCCCTCGATGCCTTTACCCGCGAACAGATGCAGGAGCTGCTGCTGCAAGTCTGGCAGCGCACCGCCAAACCGGTGTTCCTGATCACCCACGACATCGAGGAAGCCGTGTTCCTCGCCACCGAGCTGGTGCTGCTGGCGCCCAATCCGGGGCGCGTGGTCGAGCGCCTGCAACTGGACTTCGGCCAGCGCTACGCCGCCGGTGAGTCGGCCCGGGCGATCAAGTCCGATCCACGCTTCATCGAAACCCGCGAGCACGTGCTGGCGCGGGTGTTCTCGCAACGTCAGGAGTCCGCATGAGCAGCATCGAATTGCCAGCCACAGCCAAGCAGGCAGCCCGGACGCCACCTGTCGTGAAAACCCGCAAGCCCTTGCCGACCCGCTGGATCAGCGCCCTCACCCTGGCCTCGCTGCTGTCGGTATGGTGGCTGGTTACCGCCGCCGGCTGGATCGAGCCGCTGTTCCTGCCCTCGCCCGCCGATATTCTGGCCAAGGGCTGGACGCTGCTCACCCAGGGCTATATGGACGCCAGCCTGTGGCAGCACCTGGGCGCGAGCCTGGGGCGCATCGGCCTGGCGCTGCTGGCCGCCACGTTGACCGCCATTCCGGTAGGCATCGCCATCGGCTACAACCGCGTAGCCCGCGGCATCCTCGACCCGCTGATCGAGTTCTACCGGCCGATCCCGCCGCTGGCCTACCTGCCACTGATCGTCATCTGGTGCGGCATAGGCGAGCTGTCGAAAGTGCTTTTGATCTACCTGGCGATCTTCGCCCCGATCGCCATCGCTACCGCCACCGGCGTGCGCACCGTCGACCCGGCCAAGCTGCGTGCCGCGCAGTCGCTGGGCGCCAGCAAGGCGCAGTTGATCCGCCACGTGATCCTGCCCAGCGCCCTGCCCGACATCCTCACCGGCATCCGCATCGGCCTCGGCGTGGGCTGGTCGACGCTAGTGGCCGCCGAGCTGATCGCCGCCACCAGTGGCCTGGGCTTCATGGTGCAGTCGGCGGCGCAGTTCCTGGTCACCGATGTGGTGGTGCTGGGGATCCTGCTGATCGCCCTGATCGCCTTCGCCCTGGAGATGGGCCTGCGCGCCCTGCAGCGCAAGCTGGTGCCCTGGCACGGCCAGAGCCATTGAGCAACGAATGACCACGCCGGCAACCCGGCACCTGGAACGAGAAAAGACATGAGCCTGACCGTTACCCCCTTGAGCCCGGCACTGGGCGCGCAGATCAGCGGCGTGGACATCAGCCGCGACATCACTGCCGAACAGCGTGATGCCATCGAGCAGGCGCTGCTCGAACACCAGGTGCTGTTCTTCCGCGACCAACCGATCACCCCCGAGCAGCAGGCGCGCTTCGCCGCCCGCTTCGGCGACCTGCATATCCACCCGATCTATCCCAATGTGCCGGAGACACCGCAGGTGTTGATCCTCGACACCGCAGTCACCGACGTGCGCGACAACGCCGTGTGGCACACCGACGTGACCTTCCTGCCAACCCCGGCGCTGGGCGCGGTGCTCAGCGCCAAGCAGTTGCCGGCCTTTGGTGGTGACACTCTGTGGGCCAGCGGGATCGCTGCGTTCGAGGCGCTGTCGGCGCCGCTGCGCACGATGCTCGACGGCTTGACCGCCACCCACGACTTCACCAAGTCGTTCCCGCTGGAGCGTTTCGGCACCACGCCCGGGGACCTGGCGCGCTGGGAAGCCACCCGGCGCAACAACCCGCCGCTGTCGCACCCGGTGGTGCGCACCCATCCGGTCAGCGGGCGCAAGGCGTTGTTCGTCAAT
This sequence is a window from Pseudomonas maumuensis. Protein-coding genes within it:
- the ssuD gene encoding FMNH2-dependent alkanesulfonate monooxygenase; this translates as MSLNIFWFLPTHGDGKYLGTSEGARAVDHGYLVQVAQAADRLGFGGVLIPTGRSCEDSWLVAASLIPVTERLKFLVALRPGIISPTVAARQAATLDRLSNGRALFNLVTGGDPDELAGDGLHLNHQERYEASVEFTRIWRKVLEGEVVDYDGKHIQVKGAKLLYPPIQQPRPPLYFGGSSEAAQDLAAEQVELYLTWGEPPAAVAEKIAAVREKAAAQGREVRFGIRLHVIVRETNAEAWAAADKLISHLDDDTIARAQASLARFDSVGQQRMAALHGGKRDKLEVAPNLWAGVGLVRGGAGTALVGDGPTVAARVKEYADLGIDTFIFSGYPHLEESYRVAELLFPHLDVQRPEQPKTGGYVSPFGEMVANDILPKSVSQS
- a CDS encoding sulfonate ABC transporter substrate-binding protein, coding for MRTVFLRRGLVALFAAAVSFGAITQAQAESLRIGYQKYGTLVLLKAKGSLEKRLAEQGIQVQWTEFPGGPQLLEGLNVGSIDFGVTGETPPVFAQAAGADLLYVAYEPPAPHSEAILVPKGSPIQSVKELKGKKVAFNKGSNVHYLLVRALEDAGLTYTDIQPVYLPPADARAAFERGSVDAWVIWDPYQAAAEQQLQARTLRDGKGLVDNHQFYLATRSYATQHPAVINALVEEVRAVGEWSQANPQQVTEQVAPLLGLPADITLTSVKRQGYGAVPLTPEVIAAQQKIADTFQALKLIPKPLSIKDVIWTPPAKVASAP
- the ssuE gene encoding NADPH-dependent FMN reductase, producing the protein MLVVSVGGSPSLRSRSGVLLERSRDWLQERGVEVVTFQVREFPAEDLLHARFDSPQVRHFNELVAQADGLVVATPVYKASFAGALKTLLDLLPERALEHKVVLPIATGGSIAHMLAVDYALKPVLSALKAQETLQGIFADDSQIAYGEGARPAQLAAALEQRLQDSLETFHSAMARRPQPVAPGVLNERLISARWSI
- a CDS encoding peroxiredoxin, whose product is MSLKLGDIAPDFEQDSSAGKIRFHEWLGDSWGVLFSHPADFTPVCTTELGLTAKLKDDFAKRGVKAIALSVDPVDSHHKWIDDINETQNTVVNFPIIADADRKVSDLYDLIHPNASDTLTVRSLFVIDPNKKVRLTITYPASTGRNFNEILRVIDSLQLTDNYKVATPGNWQDGDEVVIVPSLKDEDEIKRRFPKGYRAVKPYLRLTPQPNR
- a CDS encoding OprD family porin — its product is MYKSSLALAVALGVLAQQAGAAGFIEDSKLSLSSRTMYFDNNNREAHATPATATRPAGKRPDQRETGQGFKLDYISGFTEGTVGFGVDAQAVWGIHLDGGKGYHKTGFLPDDSDGSSVSQWARVGANAKARFSKTEAHFGSALAPMLPILVSNDGRLLPQTFEGATITSKEIDNLTINAGQLTHAMGRASSNRTGLSVNGASADSNKFRYGGLDYKLTPDLTLQYYYSNLEDFYKQSFLGATHVFKIADDQSFKTDLRYFDSSSDGKNGHGGGYNFNNNGGYAKETGKVDNKTWSAMFTYTLGGHALMLGHQQVNDDGGFVWLNQGGVVDGNGRAEGAGGASFYLFTDSMINQFAKAGENTTFGQYSYDFARLGVPGLKASVAYLRGQDGRSTDGHGTFSEWERDARVDYVLQEGTLKGLGFSLRQGVYRGTGSGSANDQDQTRFIVNYTYAFM
- the tauA gene encoding taurine ABC transporter substrate-binding protein; the protein is MIPHAPLRLFAALTLASASWLAQAADLTVAYQTTVDPAKVAQVDGTYEKDSKASIDWRKFDNGADVITAVASGDVQIGYLGSSPLAAAATRKLPVETFLIATQIGAGEALVARDSIKTPQDLVGKKVAVPFVSTGHYSLLAALKSWNIDPSKVQILNLAPPAIIAAWKRGDIDATYVWDPALGVAKENGKVLITSGELAEKGAPTFDAWIVRKDFAGKHPEIVKSFAKVTLDAYADYRKDPKAWLADKDNVAKLVKLSGAKPADIPVLLQGNVYPLAADQASALGAPTTQALTDTATFLKQQGKVDAVLPDYSPYVSAQYLPN
- the tauB gene encoding taurine ABC transporter ATP-binding subunit, giving the protein MALLELERISAQYPGATTPVLADINLSLGPRQLLVALGPSGSGKTSLLNLIAGFVAPSGGRITLDGAPVQGPGAERGVVFQDDALLPWQDVLGNVAFGLELAGVPRAQRETKAREMLALVDLAGFGDRRIWQLSGGQKQRVGLARALAADPRVLLMDEPFGALDAFTREQMQELLLQVWQRTAKPVFLITHDIEEAVFLATELVLLAPNPGRVVERLQLDFGQRYAAGESARAIKSDPRFIETREHVLARVFSQRQESA
- the tauC gene encoding taurine ABC transporter permease TauC, yielding MSSIELPATAKQAARTPPVVKTRKPLPTRWISALTLASLLSVWWLVTAAGWIEPLFLPSPADILAKGWTLLTQGYMDASLWQHLGASLGRIGLALLAATLTAIPVGIAIGYNRVARGILDPLIEFYRPIPPLAYLPLIVIWCGIGELSKVLLIYLAIFAPIAIATATGVRTVDPAKLRAAQSLGASKAQLIRHVILPSALPDILTGIRIGLGVGWSTLVAAELIAATSGLGFMVQSAAQFLVTDVVVLGILLIALIAFALEMGLRALQRKLVPWHGQSH
- the tauD gene encoding taurine dioxygenase; translation: MSLTVTPLSPALGAQISGVDISRDITAEQRDAIEQALLEHQVLFFRDQPITPEQQARFAARFGDLHIHPIYPNVPETPQVLILDTAVTDVRDNAVWHTDVTFLPTPALGAVLSAKQLPAFGGDTLWASGIAAFEALSAPLRTMLDGLTATHDFTKSFPLERFGTTPGDLARWEATRRNNPPLSHPVVRTHPVSGRKALFVNEGFTTRINELNEQESEALLKLLFAHATRPEFSIRWRWQENDVAFWDNRVTQHFAVDDYRPNRRVMHRATILGDAPF